The Legionella cincinnatiensis genome includes a region encoding these proteins:
- a CDS encoding endonuclease/exonuclease/phosphatase family protein, with protein sequence MKHLKWYFWQFVISIVLSSILIATKVNATVVRILQANLFSWSTMDKKKNPPPIVRMTSYINEHNFDFITTQENDYLLTDSVYKLDQKYKIAGIREDASIFYDSSRWARVENSQKTIPMTADGGGRRLAVFSQFKNLKSGEIVALGTTHLCVAWGGHADCIGGQVAAHNNDARAISEFIEEYSAHVKIPVFVTGDFNNLQDNLNQAQIIESTFVNYGLSAVKSHGNFIGPTFGNAVIDFVYFRQATLKNASLYTQTQGNPSDHSAIDTTFQIGL encoded by the coding sequence ATGAAACATTTAAAGTGGTACTTTTGGCAATTTGTTATTTCTATTGTGTTGTCAAGTATATTGATTGCGACAAAAGTTAATGCAACGGTGGTGCGTATTCTGCAAGCGAACTTATTTTCCTGGTCTACTATGGATAAAAAAAAGAATCCTCCACCAATTGTTCGGATGACCTCGTACATTAATGAACATAATTTTGATTTTATTACCACTCAAGAAAATGATTACTTATTGACGGACAGTGTTTATAAGCTTGACCAAAAATATAAAATAGCCGGAATAAGAGAAGATGCTTCTATTTTTTATGATAGTTCTCGTTGGGCTAGGGTAGAAAATAGCCAAAAAACAATACCAATGACTGCTGATGGAGGAGGTAGAAGACTTGCAGTATTTTCTCAATTCAAAAATTTAAAAAGTGGTGAGATTGTTGCGCTTGGGACTACACATCTTTGTGTGGCATGGGGTGGGCATGCAGATTGTATTGGAGGACAAGTGGCTGCTCATAATAATGATGCACGAGCAATAAGCGAGTTTATTGAAGAGTACTCTGCTCACGTAAAAATTCCAGTGTTTGTTACTGGTGATTTTAATAATCTTCAAGATAATTTAAATCAAGCTCAAATCATAGAGTCCACTTTTGTTAATTATGGTTTGTCTGCTGTGAAATCTCATGGAAATTTTATAGGTCCAACCTTTGGAAATGCTGTAATTGATTTTGTTTATTTTCGCCAAGCAACATTGAAAAATGCATCACTTTATACACAAACACAAGGAAATCCTTCCGATCATTCAGCGATTGATACTACATTTCAGATTGGGCTATGA
- a CDS encoding REP-associated tyrosine transposase, producing MVNYRRDKTRGGTYFFTLALKDRTSKVLTNNIASLRRSFRRARRNNFFIIKAIVVLPEHMHLLMELPEEDADYSTRLRQIKTYFLHELLSAGAPLLKNQKNEYNLWQRRFWEHRIRNESDFCAHVNYIHFNPVKHGWVKEVIDWPYSSFHKYVREGMLPKSWSGKLMDDFNFGE from the coding sequence ATGGTCAATTACAGACGCGACAAAACTCGGGGTGGTACGTATTTTTTTACACTGGCATTAAAGGATCGAACATCAAAAGTACTTACAAATAATATAGCATCGCTACGCCGTTCATTTCGACGAGCAAGACGGAATAATTTCTTTATCATTAAGGCGATTGTTGTATTACCTGAGCATATGCACCTCCTGATGGAACTTCCAGAAGAAGATGCAGACTATTCGACTCGATTACGGCAAATAAAAACCTATTTTTTACACGAGCTCTTATCTGCTGGAGCGCCCTTATTAAAAAATCAAAAAAATGAATACAATTTGTGGCAGCGTCGATTTTGGGAACATCGTATACGCAATGAATCTGATTTTTGTGCTCATGTGAATTATATTCATTTTAATCCAGTGAAACATGGATGGGTAAAAGAAGTTATTGATTGGCCTTACTCAAGTTTTCATAAATATGTTCGTGAAGGTATGTTACCGAAAAGTTGGAGTGGGAAGTTAATGGATGATTTTAATTTTGGTGAGTAA